A single Dunckerocampus dactyliophorus isolate RoL2022-P2 chromosome 2, RoL_Ddac_1.1, whole genome shotgun sequence DNA region contains:
- the lamc2 gene encoding laminin subunit gamma-2 has product MRANWMSLCTLFFEFCIVMATDTEVRCMCSGRSGWCLRDELGLRCIDCEGNSEGRRCERCKDGFYQQGASQSCIPCGCHAAGSVGTMCDHRGQCTCREGITGEKCDRCSNGPIGHNGCLPRRRPREDSGAPLCFCYGHSNQCSPQAAYTVHNITSTFAHGPEGWRVATSHNLTPADVHYRWSPKHQDVEVISRNSLPVFLYAPASYLGNRLLSYGQNLSFSLRLDRGIPHPSINDVILEGSGLRVSASLGDLRSEVPCGQKINYTFRLDEKPGSRWRPQLSRLQFQTLLQNLSAIKIRATFGNRGRGYLDNVKLVSARRGEGTLAGWVQVCVCPQGYDGDFCEQCSAGFKRRKAMDGAFSPCEPCSCRGGDCDPHTGDCYPADETQSCSDGFYWDFWTRACIKCPCPDGALCSLVAGSAQPQCHFCPPGTTGVHCDECQEGFYGAPAGSAGERRGCRPCECNGHIDVRVAGSCERTSGECLKCVNNTMGRQCDVCLPGFYHRRVADACRSCNCDLRGSESAQCDNDGRCRCKPGFEGSKCQTSRECPICFNSARAKVEEFAIKLQQLEALNSQMGSGFKPTNNANILAVLSAAEALVKDLEGDAKRLTDMDKRVQENLSSIGRAQLSEEQDVQNMADATGDIKQRQQTYVAKVAQLRNLMDDMKGKLDQAKADLRSFEVAVGDASLGPNVWTALAKTASSLADKHQTKAGAVDRSASEALSDAQKGLALVRTLVNKENKVKELIGDVKNAYDNMAAQTKSLENLAAHVSHEATDERNLADGMVEDIARMERDIPSDLKEGTDTMAAKLDFLREAVDGNTADFEVFQDDVHRDKVATQDLLAQGRSAQQDVDTLINRVNAAKADTEGALQRISSNTDKLDAALNTLRGFDQQIATNKALVDSAIKRFPVIDATIQKADKNNAETLALLEGVSEDSNGVMESINLLENLIPGLEGTLGPLLPHSLINNATKLHEGAKELHTQAGDFTTDLKGRLHHTRRQVAEADEAAFGADTAWMNAKRARDAAGRTLQDINNMLANINQPGTLDLQRLQQLEDSLAIFHNNVETHLRPELREVEVQEAARRRQLNAISRDIDAILADITNLEDILKAIPNGCYNGSLRELQ; this is encoded by the exons TACCATGTGGCTGCCATGCCGCAG GTTCTGTTGGTACCATGTGTGACCACAGGGGACAATGTACCTGCAGAGAAGGCATCACTGGAGAAAAGTGCGACCGCTGCTCAAATGGACCAATCGGACATAACGGCTGCTTACCTAG GCGCCGACCCAGGGAAGATTCTGGTGCTCCGTTGTGTTTCTGCTATGGTCACAGCAACCAATGTTCTCCTCAGGCCGCCTACACAGTCCACAACATCACCTCCACCTTTGCCCATG GACCAGAAGGTTGGAGAGTGGCGACTTCACACAACCTCACCCCGGCAGATGTCCACTACCGCTGGTCCCCAAAGCACCAGGATGTGGAGGTCATCTCCAGAAACAGCCTGCCAGTCTTCCTGTATGCACCAG CCTCTTACTTGGGCAACAGGTTGCTAAGTTACGGCCAGAACTTGTCTTTCTCGTTGCGTCTGGACCGCGGCATTCCACACCCATCCATCAATGATGTAATTCTGGAAGGTTCCGGTCTGAGAGTGTCCGCCTCACTGGGCGACCTGCGATCAGAGGTTCCCTGCGGACAGAAAATCAACTACACTTTCAG ACTGGATGAGAAGCCCGGAAGCAGGTGGCGCCCCCAGCTCTCCCGCCTCCAGTTCCAAACACTCCTCCAGAACCTCAGCGCCATCAAGATACGGGCCACCTTTGGAAACAGAG GACGAGGTTACCTTGACAACGTGAAGCTGGTGTCGGCAAGGCGAGGGGAAGGAACTCTGGCTGGCTGGGTCCAGGTTTGTGTCTGTCCGCAGGGATACGACGGCGACTTTTGCGAACAATGCTCAGCAGGTTTCAAGCGCCGAAAGGCGATGGATGGTGCCTTCAGCCCATGTGAGCCCTGCAGCTGCAGAGGAGGCGACTGCGACCCACACACGGGCGACTGTTACCCGGCCGATGAGACGCAGAGCTGCTCGGATGGGTTCTATTGGGACTTCTGGACCCGAGCCTGCATCAAGTGTCCCTGTCCTGACGGAGCGTTGTGCTCATTGGTTGCTGGATCAGCACAACCTCAATGTCACTTCTGTCCACCTGGAACTACAG GTGTTCACTGTGATGAGTGTCAGGAGGGGTTTTATGGTGCACCTGCGGGGAGCGCTGGAGAGCGCCGAGGATGCCGACCATGCGAATGTAACGGCCACATTGACGTCAGAGTGGCGGGAAGCTGCGAGCGCACGAGTGGCGAATGTCTCAAGTGTGTCAACAACACCATGGGACGGCAGTGTGACGTCTGCTTGCCGGGATTCTATCACCGCAGAGTGGCTGACGCCTGCAGAT CGTGCAACTGCGACCTTCGAGGCTCAGAGTCAGCACAGTGTGACAATGATGGCCGTTGTCGCTGCAAGCCGGGATTTGAGGGGTCAAAGTGTCAGACATCTCGCGAGTGTCCCATTTGTTTCAACTCGGCCAGAGCCAAG gtggaggagtttgccaTCAAACTGCAGCAGCTGGAGGCGCTGAACTCGCAGATGGGCAGTGGCTTCAAACCCACCAACAATGCCAACATATTGGCCGTGCTGAGTGCCGCAGAGGCACTGGTCAAAGACCTGGAGGGCGATGCCAAGCGGCTAACAG ACATGGACAAGCGGGTGCAGGAAAATCTGTCCTCCATCGGCAGAGCACAACTGTCTGAGGAGCAAGACGTCCAGAATATGGCTGACGCAACCGGCGACATCAAACAACGGCAACAGACCTATGTGGCCAAAGTAGCTCAGCTTAGGAATTTAATGGATGACATGAAAGGCAAATTGGACCAGGCCAAGGCAGACCTTCGATCGTTT GAGGTTGCAGTGGGAGATGCCTCGCTGGGTCCAAATGTTTGGACTGCGTTGGCGAAGACAGCTTCTAGCTTGGCTGATAA ACATCAGACAAAGGCGGGTGCGGTGGATCGGAGCGCCAGCGAAGCTCTGAGTGATGCCCAGAAAGGTCTGGCGCTGGTGCGGACGCTGGTGAACAAGGAGAACAAAGTGAAAGAGCTGATTGGAGACGTGAAAAACGC GTACGACAACATGGCAGCCCAGACAAAGAGCTTAGAGAATCTAGCGGCCCATGTGAGTCACGAGGCCACAGACGAGAGAAACTTGGCGGACGGCATGGTGGAAGACATTGCCAGGATGGAGAGAGACATCCCATCCGATCTGAAG GAGGGGACAGACACCATGGCTGCCAAGTTAGATTTTCTGAGAGAGGCGGTGGACGGGAACACAGCAGATTTTGAGGTGTTTCAGGATGATGTGCACCGAGACAAAGTTGCCACACAGGATCTCTTGGCACAAGGCAGAAGTGCTCAGCAG GATGTGGACACGCTGATAAACAGAGTGAACGCCGCCAAGGCTGACACTGAGGGGGCGCTGCAACGCATCAGCAGCAACACTGACAAGCTGGATGCCGCACTCAACACTCTAAGAG GCTTCGACCAACAGATTGCCACCAACAAAGCACTGGTAGACAGCGCCATCAAGCGATTTCCTGTCATTGATGCGACCATCCAGAAAGCCGACAAAAACAACGCAGAGACGCTAGCATTGCTGGAGGGCGTGTCAGAAGACTCCAACGGTGTGATGGAGTCCATCAACCTGCTGGAGAACCTGATCCCGGGTCTGGAG GGAACGTTGGGGCCATTGCTGCCTCACAGCCTTATAAATAATGCCACCAAATTGCACGAGGGTGCCAAAGAGCTGCACACGCAAGCCGGTGATTTCACTACAGACCTTAAAGGCAGGCTACACCACACCAGAAGACAGGTGGCGGAGGCAGATGAG GCTGCTTTTGGAGCCGACACGGCCTGGATGAACGCCAAACGGGCAAGAGATGCTGCAGGAAGAACACTGCAAGACATCAACAACATGCTGGCCAACATCA ACCAGCCGGGCACGCTGGACCTGCAGCGTCTTCAGCAGCTGGAGGACTCACTGGCCATCTTCCACAACAACGTGGAGACACATCTGAGGCCGGAGCTGAGAGAAGTTGAGGTTCAGGAGGCAGCTCGGCGCCGCCAGCTGAACGCTATTAGTCGGGACATCGATGCCATCTTAGCAGACATCACCAACCTGGAGGACATCCTGAAAGCCATCCCCAATGGCTGCTACAATGGCTCCCTAAGAGAGCTCCAGTGA